The Alphaproteobacteria bacterium genome includes a region encoding these proteins:
- a CDS encoding CreA family protein: MKTLPLLAGLLLLSLPAQAEEIGEVSTVFKFLGPNSKIVIEAFDDPKVEGVTCHLSRAKQGGISGGLGLAEDPSDASIACRQVGPISIVKEFKNGETVFKQDTSLLFKTMQVVRFLDKKRNVLVYLVYSDRVIEGSPKNAISSVPIMPWGK, translated from the coding sequence ATGAAAACCCTGCCCCTGCTTGCCGGTCTGCTGCTTTTATCCCTTCCCGCCCAAGCCGAGGAAATCGGCGAAGTCAGCACCGTCTTCAAATTCCTGGGACCCAACTCCAAGATCGTCATCGAGGCCTTCGACGATCCCAAGGTCGAGGGGGTGACCTGCCACCTCAGCCGCGCCAAGCAAGGCGGCATTTCGGGTGGGTTGGGACTGGCCGAAGATCCTTCGGACGCCTCGATCGCCTGCCGCCAGGTGGGGCCGATCAGCATCGTCAAGGAATTCAAGAACGGCGAAACCGTCTTCAAGCAAGACACGTCCTTGCTGTTCAAGACCATGCAGGTGGTGCGCTTTCTGGACAAGAAGCGCAACGTGCTGGTCTATCTGGTCTATTCCGACCGGGTGATCGAGGGCTCGCCCAAGAACGCCATTTCCAGCGTTCCCATCATGCCGTGGGGCAAATGA